A single region of the Microtus ochrogaster isolate Prairie Vole_2 chromosome 2, MicOch1.0, whole genome shotgun sequence genome encodes:
- the Qtrt2 gene encoding queuine tRNA-ribosyltransferase accessory subunit 2 isoform X1 → MKLSLVKVVNGCRLGKIQNLGKAGDCTVDIPGCLLYTRTGSAPHLTHHTLHNIHGVPAMVQLTLSTLAEHHEVLAEYKKGVGSFIGMPESLFYCSLHDPVSPGPSGYVTNKSVSVWGFGGRVEMTVSKFMAIQEALQPDWFQCLSDGEASCAEATSIKRARKSVDRSLQFLDSCLRLQEESEVLQKSVIIGVIEGGDVMEERLRSARETAKRPVGGFLLDGFQGNPTVTETRLHLLSSVTAELPEDKPRLICGVSRPDEVLDCIEKGVDLFESFFPYQVTERGCALTFTFDCQLSPEETLLQQNGIQEEIKCLDQIKKIEAAGCNQEMTSFEINLKEKKYQEDFSPLVRGCSCYCCKNHTRAYIHHLLVTNELLAGVLLMMHNFEHYFRFFCSIREALKSDTLAQLKELIRRQMS, encoded by the exons ATGAAGCTGAGTCTCGTCAAAGTCGTTAATGGCTGCCGTCTAGGAAAAATACAAAACCTGGGAAAAGCAGGGGACTGCACAGTGGACATTCCAGGCTGTCTTCTCTATACCAGGACTGGCTCTGCCCCACACCTGACACATCACACACTGCATAATATCCATGGGGTCCCAGCCATGGTCCAGCTCACACTGTCAACCTT AGCAGAACATCATGAGGTCTTGGCAGAGTATAAAAAAGGAGTCGGAAGCTTTATAG GCATGCCAGAATCTCTCTTCTACTGCTCCCTGCACGATCCAGTCAGCCCCGGCCCATCTGGTTATGTAACAAATAAG TCTGTGTCCGTGTGGGGTTTTGGAGGTCGAGTGGAAATGACCGTTTCCAAGTTCATGGCCATTCAGGAGGCCCTGCAGCCGGACTGGTTCCAGTGCCTCTCAGATGGCGAGGCATCTTGTGCAGAAGCAACTTCCATAAAAAGGGCCAGGAAGTCTGTGGACCGGTCCCTTCAGTTCCTGGACAGCTGTTTGCGCCTACAGGAAGAGTCTGAG gtCCTTCAGAAAAGTGTGATCATTGGAGTGATTGAAGGTGGAGATGTGATGGAGGAGCGGTTGAGGTCCGCACGAGAGACAGCCAAGCGGCCTGTGGGGGGCTTCCTTCTGGACGGCTTTCAAGGGAATCCAACGGTCACAGAAACCAGGCTGCACTTGCTGTCATCAGTCACTGCAGAGCTGCCAGAGGACAAACCAAG GCTCATCTGCGGAGTCAGCCGGCCCGACGAAGTGCTCGATTGTATTGAAAAAGGAGTGGACCTGTTTGAGAGTTTTTTCCCATATCAAGTGACTGAGCGGGGTTGTGCCCTGACTTTCACCTTTGATTGCCAGCTGAGTCCTGAAGAGACAT TATTGCAGCAAAATGGAatccaagaagaaataaaatgcttggatcaaataaagaaaattgaagcaGCTGGGTGCAACCAAGAAATGACATCATTTGAAATtaatctgaaagagaaaaa GTACCAGGAAGACTTCAGCCCGCTCGTGAGAGGGTGCTCCTGTTACTGCTGTAAGAATCACACTCGCGCATACATCCACCATCTGCTGGTGACCAACGAGCTCCTGGCCGGCGTCCTGCTCATGATGCACAACTTTGAACACTACTTCAGATTTTTCTGCTCCATCCGGGAAGCACTAAAAAGTGACACTCTGGCACAGTTGAAAGAACTCATCCGCAGACAGATGTCTTGA
- the Qtrt2 gene encoding queuine tRNA-ribosyltransferase accessory subunit 2 isoform X2, with protein MPESLFYCSLHDPVSPGPSGYVTNKSVSVWGFGGRVEMTVSKFMAIQEALQPDWFQCLSDGEASCAEATSIKRARKSVDRSLQFLDSCLRLQEESEVLQKSVIIGVIEGGDVMEERLRSARETAKRPVGGFLLDGFQGNPTVTETRLHLLSSVTAELPEDKPRLICGVSRPDEVLDCIEKGVDLFESFFPYQVTERGCALTFTFDCQLSPEETLLQQNGIQEEIKCLDQIKKIEAAGCNQEMTSFEINLKEKKYQEDFSPLVRGCSCYCCKNHTRAYIHHLLVTNELLAGVLLMMHNFEHYFRFFCSIREALKSDTLAQLKELIRRQMS; from the exons ATGCCAGAATCTCTCTTCTACTGCTCCCTGCACGATCCAGTCAGCCCCGGCCCATCTGGTTATGTAACAAATAAG TCTGTGTCCGTGTGGGGTTTTGGAGGTCGAGTGGAAATGACCGTTTCCAAGTTCATGGCCATTCAGGAGGCCCTGCAGCCGGACTGGTTCCAGTGCCTCTCAGATGGCGAGGCATCTTGTGCAGAAGCAACTTCCATAAAAAGGGCCAGGAAGTCTGTGGACCGGTCCCTTCAGTTCCTGGACAGCTGTTTGCGCCTACAGGAAGAGTCTGAG gtCCTTCAGAAAAGTGTGATCATTGGAGTGATTGAAGGTGGAGATGTGATGGAGGAGCGGTTGAGGTCCGCACGAGAGACAGCCAAGCGGCCTGTGGGGGGCTTCCTTCTGGACGGCTTTCAAGGGAATCCAACGGTCACAGAAACCAGGCTGCACTTGCTGTCATCAGTCACTGCAGAGCTGCCAGAGGACAAACCAAG GCTCATCTGCGGAGTCAGCCGGCCCGACGAAGTGCTCGATTGTATTGAAAAAGGAGTGGACCTGTTTGAGAGTTTTTTCCCATATCAAGTGACTGAGCGGGGTTGTGCCCTGACTTTCACCTTTGATTGCCAGCTGAGTCCTGAAGAGACAT TATTGCAGCAAAATGGAatccaagaagaaataaaatgcttggatcaaataaagaaaattgaagcaGCTGGGTGCAACCAAGAAATGACATCATTTGAAATtaatctgaaagagaaaaa GTACCAGGAAGACTTCAGCCCGCTCGTGAGAGGGTGCTCCTGTTACTGCTGTAAGAATCACACTCGCGCATACATCCACCATCTGCTGGTGACCAACGAGCTCCTGGCCGGCGTCCTGCTCATGATGCACAACTTTGAACACTACTTCAGATTTTTCTGCTCCATCCGGGAAGCACTAAAAAGTGACACTCTGGCACAGTTGAAAGAACTCATCCGCAGACAGATGTCTTGA